The following proteins come from a genomic window of Erpetoichthys calabaricus chromosome 18, fErpCal1.3, whole genome shotgun sequence:
- the LOC114668882 gene encoding uncharacterized protein LOC114668882 yields MSQHLGGVHVSAAFMCLLTILDFSRINASNLCGSSVGTQSKKLANLLKNEAELLVRTYIEAQGEGFPQSSSECKEEVSGFPVGDITAREPPEMLQSIYVTLKNIDRHFKTILQQLSDLGFSAMDPLQMKLKEAQKRVLHLAANIKCLLTEPPPEVKIPPVTTRGIYKQKKYGCTVLRKYSEFLTQVVRGLSHLTEKKRYIHPHRARLQRLP; encoded by the exons ATGAGCCAACACCTCGGCGGAGTGCACGTCTCTGCAG CCTTCATGTGCCTGCTCACTATTTTGGATTTTTCAAGAATAAATGCAAGCAATCTGTGTGGAAGCTCAGTTGGTACCCAAAGCAAGAAGTTAGCCAATCTCCTGAAGAACGAAGCAGAATTACTTGTGAGAACATAT ATTGAAGCTCAAGGAGAAGGCTTTCCCCAGTCAAGCTCAGAGTGCAAAGAGGAAGTGTCTGGCTTCCCAGTGGGTGACATCACTGCCAGAGAGCCCCCTGAGATGCTTCAGAGCATCTATGTAACTTTGAAAAACATAGACAGACATTTCAAAACCATCTTACAGCAGCTCTCTGATCTGGGCTTTTCAGCCATGGACCCTTTACAGATGAAACTCAAGGAGGCTCAAAAGCGTGTTCTTCACCTGGCTGCCAATATTAAATGCCTGCTCACAGAGCCTCCACCAGAGGTCAAGATACCACCAGTGACCACCAGGGGCATCTACAAGCAAAAGAAATATGGCTGTACTGTCCTGAGAAAATACTCCGAGTTCCTGACTCAAGTTGTACGAGGACTGAGCCACCTGACTGAGAAAAAAAGATATATTCATCCCCATCGAGCTCGGTTACAAAGACTGCCTTAG